A genomic window from Astatotilapia calliptera chromosome 12, fAstCal1.2, whole genome shotgun sequence includes:
- the LOC113034061 gene encoding E3 ubiquitin/ISG15 ligase TRIM25-like, whose translation MAQRENQVNRDKLCCSICLDLLKEPVTIPCGHSYCMNCVKSYWDEEDQKETHSCPQCRQTFTPRPALVRNTVIADLVEETKKTGLQAAKADLCHAEHEDVSCDVCTETKLKAVKSCLQCLASYCEQHLQPHYESSAFKKHKLVDPFQQLQEILCPRHNEVMKIFCRTDQQCICYLCSMDEHKGHDTVSTAAEMSEKQTELKERQQNIERKIKEKEKSVKVLQQEISELRRRKTELEQLSHTEDPTQFLHNYTLLSRLSEAPDSARINIHPESYTEDVAAAVSESREKLQSSVEWTITAVEETQRDVYQAESEPKTRAEFLKYKCEITFNPNTAHQRVVLGPGLKAKYSHTQTIRRYDHTDRFTDWPQVLSRESFTGPCYWEVEWSGDDVFIALADSSVSRSGKESAFGNNNSSWALECFSGGYTFRHSGSRTFIKGPQSSRIGVFLNKDLANYIFLSFYSVSESTRTMTLLHRVKTRCYPLLVGLGVYGGSAEICEILC comes from the coding sequence ATGGCGCAGCGAGAAAACCAGGTGAACCGAGacaaactctgctgctcgatCTGTTTGGATCTCCTGAAGGAGCCGGTGACTAttccctgtggacacagctactgtATGAACTGTGTTAAAAGCTACTGGGATGAAGAGGATCAGAAGGAAACCCACAGCTGTCCTCAGTGCAGACAGACCTTCACACCGAGGCCTGCTCTGGTGAGAAACACCGTGATAGCAGATTTAGTGGAGGAAACAaagaagactggactccaagctgctAAAGCTGATCTCTGTCATGCTGAACATGAAGATGTGAGCTGTGACGTCTGCACTGAGACAAAGCTGAAAGCTGTCAAGTCCTGTCTGCAGTGTCTGGCCTCTTACTGTGAGCAGCACCTCCAGCCTCACTATGAATCCTCTGCCtttaagaaacacaagctggtggaCCCCTTCCAGCAGCTCCAGGAGATCCTGTGCCCTCGCCACAATGAGGTGATGAAGATCTTCTGCCGCACTGATCAGCAGTGTATCTGTTATCTGTGCTCCatggatgaacataaaggccacGACACAGTTTCCACTGCAGCAGAGATGAGCGAGAAGCAGACAGAGCTCAAAGAGAGACAGCAGAACATCGAGAGGAAAattaaagagaaagagaaaagtgtgaaggTCCTGCAGCAGGAGATCTCTGAGCTGAGGAGGAGAAAAACTGAGCTGGAGCAGCTCTCTCACACAGAGGACCCCACccagtttctacacaactacACCTTGCTGTCACGTCTCAGTGAAGCTCCAGACTCAGCCAGAATCAATATTCATCCTGAGAGCTACACCGAGGATGtggcagcagctgtgtcagagtcCAGAGAGAAACTGCAGTCCAGTGTTGAATGGACCATAACTGCTGTTGAAGAAACTCAAAGGGATGTTTATCAGGCAGAGTCAGAGCCCAAGACCAGAGCTGAATTcctaaaatataaatgtgaaaTCACATTTAACCCAAACACAGCACACCAGCGTGTTGTGCTTGGGCCTGGCTTAAAAGCAAAATATAGTCATACTCAGACAATCAGGCGCTATGATCACACTGACAGATTCACTGACTGGCCTCAGGTGTTGAGCAGAGAGAGTTTCACAGGAccttgttactgggaggtggagtggagcGGGGATGATGTCTTTATAGCATTAGCTGACAGCAGTGTAAGCAGATCAGGAAAAGAGAGTGCTTTTGGAAACAATAACAGTTCATGGGCGCTGGAGTGTTTCAGTGGCGGTTATACATTCAGACATTCAGGCAGCAGGACTTTCATTAAAGGTCCACAGTCCTCGAGAATTGGAGTGTTCCTGAATAAGGATTTAGctaattacatttttctgtccttctacagcgtctctgaaaGCACTCGAACCATGACTCTTCTCCACAGAGTCAAGACTAGGTGCTACCCACTCCTGGTTGGGCTCGGTGTATACGGTGGTAGCGCTGAAATCTGTGAGATTTTATGTTAA